The Halogeometricum rufum genome has a segment encoding these proteins:
- a CDS encoding GNAT family N-acetyltransferase has protein sequence MATSDLFPAVVETGRLRLERAGRDTVGVRELYRVASGEDAAETFEHVPFSPHETPKEAFDFLRGCEERWAEAESAEYAIRLPDTGEFVGVGALEFDWDRDVAEPGIWLRKRFWGRGYSGERARALLTLAFDRLDVGLVAVGVAAGNEKSRRAVEKYVADAGGRFEGVVRRGLPFTDGDVRDEARYTVSQAEWRDAGGADDSVTFVETLP, from the coding sequence ATGGCGACGAGTGACCTGTTCCCCGCCGTCGTCGAGACGGGCCGACTCAGGCTCGAACGCGCCGGTCGCGACACCGTCGGCGTGCGGGAACTCTACCGCGTCGCCTCCGGCGAGGACGCCGCGGAGACGTTCGAACACGTCCCGTTCTCGCCGCACGAGACGCCGAAGGAGGCGTTCGACTTCCTCCGCGGTTGCGAGGAGCGGTGGGCGGAGGCCGAGAGCGCCGAGTACGCGATTCGGCTCCCGGACACCGGCGAGTTCGTCGGCGTCGGCGCACTCGAGTTCGACTGGGACCGCGACGTGGCCGAACCCGGTATCTGGCTCCGGAAGCGGTTCTGGGGGCGGGGCTACTCCGGCGAACGCGCCCGCGCCCTGCTGACCCTCGCGTTCGACCGCCTCGACGTCGGCCTCGTCGCCGTCGGCGTCGCCGCCGGCAACGAGAAATCTCGCCGCGCCGTCGAGAAGTACGTCGCGGACGCGGGCGGCCGGTTCGAGGGCGTGGTCCGCCGCGGCCTCCCCTTCACCGACGGCGACGTGCGCGACGAGGCGCGCTACACCGTCTCGCAGGCCGAGTGGCGCGACGCGGGCGGCGCGGACGACTCGGTGACGTTCGTCGAGACGCTCCCCTGA
- a CDS encoding GNAT family N-acetyltransferase — protein sequence MFPVEIRTDRLRLRRATREEVASLELYEHGRESAASIEDVTRYVTWNPYRSPKEADEFLRRIEDRWEAGESAVYAVYPRDGEDGAGAFAGTAGLHFEWGRDTAAFGIWLRKPFRGRGYVSERARAFFEVAFDELDVSLCAAEAIPADERAVRAIADYVEAAGGSRDGEFRHRVERDGDPESTVRFSVTQAEWRDAVDERTATLRWEDVDGDE from the coding sequence GTGTTCCCCGTCGAGATACGCACCGACCGCCTCCGCCTCAGGCGCGCGACGCGGGAGGAGGTCGCGTCGCTCGAACTGTACGAACACGGCCGAGAGAGCGCCGCGAGCATCGAAGACGTGACCCGTTACGTCACGTGGAACCCCTACCGGTCGCCGAAGGAGGCCGACGAGTTCCTCCGCCGAATCGAGGACCGGTGGGAGGCCGGCGAGAGCGCCGTCTACGCCGTCTACCCGCGCGACGGCGAGGACGGCGCGGGCGCGTTCGCCGGGACGGCGGGCCTGCACTTCGAGTGGGGCCGCGACACCGCCGCGTTCGGCATCTGGCTCAGGAAGCCGTTCCGGGGTCGCGGCTACGTCAGCGAACGCGCGCGGGCGTTCTTCGAGGTCGCCTTCGACGAACTCGACGTGTCGCTGTGCGCGGCCGAGGCGATTCCGGCCGACGAACGCGCCGTCCGCGCCATCGCGGACTACGTCGAGGCGGCGGGCGGCAGTCGGGACGGCGAGTTTCGCCACCGCGTCGAACGCGACGGCGACCCCGAGTCGACCGTCCGGTTCTCCGTCACGCAGGCGGAGTGGCGCGACGCGGTGGACGAACGGACGGCGACGCTCCGGTGGGAGGACGTCGATGGCGACGAGTGA
- a CDS encoding pyridoxamine 5'-phosphate oxidase family protein, translating to MSDQSVAMSHEETVEFLGTGGTGVVAFAKDDDSYAIPVSYGFDAEQESLYLRLAFDSESEKREYVDAPGAVSVVVHEQTDEGWKSVVARGRLTEVTEAALDSTVVEAMRTMDIPFVTIYDEPTTELEFEMYRLVPDELTGRREKTMRGVE from the coding sequence ATGTCCGACCAGTCCGTCGCCATGAGCCACGAAGAGACAGTCGAGTTCCTCGGGACGGGCGGCACCGGCGTCGTCGCGTTCGCCAAGGACGACGACTCCTACGCGATTCCCGTCTCCTACGGCTTCGACGCGGAGCAGGAGAGCCTCTACCTTCGACTCGCGTTCGACTCGGAGTCGGAGAAACGCGAGTACGTCGACGCGCCCGGTGCCGTCTCCGTCGTCGTCCACGAACAGACGGACGAGGGGTGGAAGTCCGTCGTCGCCCGCGGCCGCCTCACCGAGGTGACCGAGGCGGCACTCGACTCCACCGTCGTCGAGGCGATGCGGACGATGGACATCCCGTTCGTCACCATCTACGACGAACCGACCACGGAGTTGGAGTTCGAGATGTACCGCCTCGTTCCCGACGAACTCACCGGTCGGCGGGAGAAGACGATGCGTGGTGTCGAGTGA
- a CDS encoding DUF7544 domain-containing protein — MALHALDDVDDALDVTRTFLGSLDRTAWVKLALVALFIGGPGANVNSFQYTFGGDGGTGGPATGVPPGDVFGPNAWLLVAGVVGFFVLLGLAFALVGSVMEFVFVESLRNESVTVRRYWGRRWKQGVRLFGFRLLVGFFVFGTVALFAAPFLLAAAGFEPFTGGVSLAVLLVVLLPLFVVLAVVAGLVNGFTTVFVVPIMILDDCGVLAGWRRLWATMTRHWVQYLAYAVASFFLSIVGGILVAIVTVVFVVVLLVPFGLLFALGIGLVEFVAEPVGIAVFVLAGLLFGLAVLAVAALVQVPVQAYLRYYAMLVLGDVDETLDLVPTQRAAVRGSPDVVEE; from the coding sequence ATGGCTCTCCACGCACTCGACGACGTCGACGACGCACTGGACGTGACGCGAACGTTCCTCGGCTCTCTGGACCGCACGGCGTGGGTGAAACTCGCCCTCGTGGCGCTGTTCATCGGCGGCCCCGGCGCGAACGTCAACTCCTTTCAGTACACGTTCGGCGGGGACGGCGGCACCGGCGGCCCCGCGACGGGGGTCCCCCCCGGAGACGTGTTCGGGCCGAACGCGTGGCTCCTCGTCGCGGGCGTCGTCGGCTTCTTCGTGCTCCTCGGACTCGCCTTCGCCCTCGTCGGTTCGGTCATGGAGTTCGTCTTCGTCGAGTCGCTCCGAAACGAGTCGGTGACGGTCCGGCGGTACTGGGGCCGACGGTGGAAACAGGGCGTTCGCCTGTTCGGATTCCGCCTGCTCGTCGGCTTCTTCGTGTTCGGCACCGTCGCCCTGTTCGCGGCGCCGTTCCTCCTCGCCGCGGCGGGGTTCGAACCGTTCACGGGCGGCGTCTCGCTCGCCGTCCTCCTGGTCGTCCTCCTGCCCCTGTTCGTCGTCCTCGCCGTCGTCGCCGGCCTCGTCAACGGCTTCACCACCGTCTTCGTCGTCCCCATCATGATTCTAGACGACTGCGGCGTCCTCGCCGGGTGGCGGCGCCTCTGGGCGACGATGACTCGCCACTGGGTCCAGTACCTCGCCTACGCCGTCGCGAGCTTCTTCCTCTCGATAGTCGGCGGCATCCTCGTCGCAATCGTCACCGTCGTCTTCGTCGTCGTCCTCCTCGTCCCGTTCGGCCTCCTGTTCGCCCTCGGTATCGGTCTCGTCGAGTTCGTCGCCGAACCGGTCGGCATCGCGGTGTTCGTCCTCGCCGGCCTCCTGTTCGGTCTCGCCGTCCTCGCCGTCGCCGCACTCGTGCAGGTGCCCGTGCAGGCGTACCTGCGCTACTACGCGATGCTCGTCCTCGGCGACGTGGACGAGACGCTGGACCTCGTCCCGACGCAACGCGCCGCCGTCCGCGGGTCACCGGACGTGGTCGAGGAGTGA
- a CDS encoding DUF4396 domain-containing protein, protein MSDPVVVTLASSPVPEWAVHLGKQVEHALAPARELLKPLLASWVTLAVWVTLNVVSLGVLWWDVRERNQNLPSMMKFVWSLVVAYSGPVGLAVYWYSGRTQLDSDSLWKRGFRSTSHCYSGCGIGEVIGITASTIILSFSLFWVTVATFTMAFLFGFAFTIGPLMQEGVGFGEAVKDALWSETPSITIMEIAAIGTDLLLAGGAKWTAPLFWTALFFSLTIGFVAAYPVNAVLIVAGVKEGMGNPAEMDGSGGSRSSAAD, encoded by the coding sequence ATGTCAGACCCGGTCGTCGTTACGCTCGCCAGTTCGCCCGTCCCCGAGTGGGCGGTCCATCTGGGGAAACAGGTAGAACACGCGCTGGCTCCCGCACGCGAGTTGCTCAAGCCGCTCCTCGCCAGTTGGGTGACGCTGGCCGTCTGGGTCACCCTCAACGTCGTCTCTCTCGGCGTCCTCTGGTGGGACGTCCGCGAGCGAAACCAGAACCTCCCCTCGATGATGAAGTTCGTCTGGTCGCTCGTCGTCGCCTACTCCGGTCCGGTCGGGCTGGCGGTGTACTGGTACTCGGGGCGGACGCAACTCGACAGCGACTCGCTCTGGAAGCGAGGGTTCCGCTCGACCTCGCACTGCTACTCGGGCTGTGGGATAGGCGAAGTCATCGGCATCACCGCGTCGACCATCATCCTCAGCTTCTCCCTGTTCTGGGTGACCGTGGCGACGTTCACGATGGCGTTCCTGTTCGGGTTCGCGTTCACCATCGGGCCGCTGATGCAGGAGGGCGTCGGGTTCGGCGAGGCCGTGAAGGACGCACTGTGGAGTGAGACGCCCAGTATCACCATCATGGAGATAGCCGCCATCGGCACCGACCTCCTCCTCGCCGGCGGGGCGAAGTGGACCGCGCCGCTGTTCTGGACGGCGCTGTTCTTCTCTTTGACCATCGGGTTCGTCGCCGCCTACCCCGTCAACGCCGTGCTCATCGTCGCCGGCGTCAAGGAGGGGATGGGCAACCCCGCCGAGATGGACGGAAGCGGCGGAAGCCGTTCGTCGGCCGCCGACTGA
- the hepT gene encoding type VII toxin-antitoxin system HepT family RNase toxin — MVDGDVVVDKLRHVNQYTDDLKRMRGMSKEEYLADMVTQRAVERTFMNLIQSCIDLAQHIRSAEALTPSGTSKKEIEALGNAGILSDETQAKMEEAVGFRNVLAHRYGDVNHDVVYDVLHEDLRWFGRFQTEVARWFKQQRS, encoded by the coding sequence ATGGTCGACGGGGACGTCGTCGTGGACAAACTCCGTCACGTCAATCAGTACACTGACGACCTGAAGCGAATGCGAGGGATGTCGAAGGAGGAGTACCTCGCCGACATGGTGACTCAGCGGGCCGTCGAACGGACGTTCATGAATCTCATCCAGTCCTGTATCGACCTCGCCCAGCACATCCGTTCGGCCGAAGCACTCACCCCGAGTGGGACGTCGAAGAAGGAGATAGAAGCCCTCGGGAACGCCGGTATCCTCTCGGACGAGACGCAAGCGAAGATGGAGGAGGCCGTCGGGTTTCGGAACGTTCTCGCTCACCGATACGGCGATGTCAATCACGACGTCGTCTACGACGTGCTACACGAGGACCTCCGCTGGTTCGGGCGGTTTCAGACCGAAGTCGCTCGGTGGTTCAAGCAGCAGCGGTCGTAA
- the mntA gene encoding type VII toxin-antitoxin system MntA family adenylyltransferase antitoxin yields MASEDESNVEGANLSEMRAYLAETPVVFAVLFGSHARETATESSDVDVALRFPEEMTDHERFDARNRIDAGLQEYADGFVDVSDVDSLPTPVAYAALRDGIVLTGDERAVETYRERIGREYESTANERERERREFIDRLARGDT; encoded by the coding sequence ATGGCGAGCGAGGACGAGTCGAACGTCGAGGGAGCGAATCTCTCGGAGATGCGAGCGTACCTCGCCGAGACGCCGGTCGTTTTCGCCGTTCTGTTCGGGTCGCACGCACGAGAAACCGCCACCGAATCATCCGATGTGGATGTCGCCCTCCGGTTCCCCGAGGAGATGACGGACCACGAACGGTTCGACGCTCGAAACCGCATCGACGCTGGACTGCAGGAGTACGCCGACGGGTTCGTAGACGTGAGCGACGTCGACTCGCTTCCGACGCCGGTTGCGTACGCCGCACTTCGTGACGGAATCGTTCTCACCGGCGACGAGCGTGCGGTCGAGACGTACCGAGAACGAATCGGGCGAGAGTACGAGTCGACGGCGAACGAACGGGAGCGGGAGCGCCGTGAGTTCATCGACCGACTCGCCCGGGGCGACACGTAG
- a CDS encoding replication factor C large subunit produces the protein MADWTEKYRPSTLAEVRGNNKARDALAEWGKTWDDHREAVVLHGAPGVGKTSAAHALANDMGWETVELNASDQRTADVIERFAGRAAMNTTLAGASAGDADGRREGRQLVVMDEADNIHGNYDRGGAGAITRLVKKANQPIVLIANEYYDMSNGLRNATQDIEFRDVSARSIVPVLRDILRKEGIEFDSDALDRLAETNSGDLRSAVKDLQAAADGKERLTVEDVVTGTRDRAIGLFAFIDAVLKEESAEEALQSAYAVDETPDDQVQWIEDKVSLVYDDDELARAYEFLANADVWLGRVRATQDYSYWRYATDNVAAGVAAARDRTRGGWTQYGGAPYRSTRDSTRDEIVRKIAESGGFSMGTARRDVLPFLATMTHHCKPRDLTVAMAAWYDLDEAAVSYVTGSGETTNKVQSIVEDAREMRETEMEAHTGGAFEGAAPDADGGDGADTDGDANGDDAANRDDADDDVLDGNADADDRAEDAEDDDGQSGLDDFF, from the coding sequence ATGGCAGACTGGACGGAGAAGTACCGGCCTTCGACGCTGGCGGAGGTCCGCGGGAACAACAAGGCCCGCGACGCACTCGCCGAGTGGGGGAAGACGTGGGACGACCACCGCGAGGCGGTGGTCCTCCACGGCGCGCCGGGCGTCGGCAAGACGTCGGCGGCGCACGCCCTCGCCAACGACATGGGGTGGGAGACGGTCGAACTGAACGCCTCCGACCAGCGGACGGCGGACGTCATCGAACGCTTCGCCGGGCGCGCCGCGATGAACACGACGCTGGCCGGCGCGTCGGCGGGCGACGCCGACGGCCGGCGCGAGGGTCGGCAGTTGGTCGTCATGGACGAGGCGGACAACATCCACGGCAACTACGACCGCGGCGGCGCGGGCGCGATAACGCGCCTCGTCAAGAAGGCGAACCAGCCCATCGTCCTCATCGCCAACGAGTACTACGACATGTCGAACGGCCTGCGGAACGCCACGCAGGACATCGAGTTCCGCGACGTCTCCGCGCGCTCTATCGTCCCCGTCCTCCGTGACATCCTCCGCAAGGAGGGAATCGAGTTCGACAGCGACGCCCTGGACCGACTCGCGGAGACGAACAGCGGCGACCTGCGCTCGGCCGTGAAGGACCTGCAGGCGGCCGCCGACGGGAAGGAGCGTCTCACCGTCGAGGACGTGGTGACGGGGACGCGCGACAGGGCCATCGGCCTGTTCGCGTTCATCGACGCCGTGCTGAAAGAGGAGTCCGCGGAGGAGGCACTCCAGTCGGCGTACGCGGTGGACGAGACGCCCGACGACCAGGTGCAGTGGATAGAGGACAAGGTGTCGCTGGTGTACGACGACGACGAACTCGCCCGCGCCTACGAGTTCCTCGCCAACGCCGACGTCTGGTTGGGCCGCGTCAGGGCGACGCAGGACTACTCCTACTGGCGGTACGCGACGGACAACGTCGCCGCGGGCGTCGCCGCGGCGCGGGACCGAACCCGCGGCGGGTGGACCCAGTACGGCGGCGCGCCGTATCGCTCCACGCGCGACTCGACGCGGGACGAAATCGTCCGGAAGATAGCCGAATCGGGCGGATTCTCGATGGGGACGGCCCGCCGTGACGTCCTCCCGTTCCTCGCGACGATGACCCACCACTGCAAGCCCCGCGACCTGACCGTCGCCATGGCCGCGTGGTACGACCTGGACGAGGCGGCCGTCTCCTACGTCACCGGAAGCGGCGAGACGACGAACAAGGTGCAGTCCATCGTCGAGGACGCCCGCGAGATGCGCGAGACGGAGATGGAAGCACACACCGGCGGAGCGTTCGAGGGGGCCGCACCCGACGCCGACGGCGGCGACGGCGCGGACACCGACGGCGACGCGAACGGCGACGACGCGGCGAACCGGGACGACGCCGACGACGACGTGTTGGACGGCAACGCCGACGCCGACGACAGGGCCGAGGACGCCGAGGACGACGACGGCCAGTCCGGGCTGGACGACTTCTTCTGA
- a CDS encoding TIGR03557 family F420-dependent LLM class oxidoreductase: MTEFGYTLSSEEFGPTELVENAVEAEDRGYDFLSVSDHFHPWLAEQGESPFVWSTLGGVAEATEEVDVGVGVTCPTTRIHPVNVAQAAATTKAMLDGRAFHFGVGTGEALNEHVTGERWPEYAVRKEMLAEAIDVIRSLWTGEQVSHRGPHYTVENARLFTLPDEPPSLVVSAFGAESARMADELGDGFWSVGPQDIVSEFDGDGPKITQLSVCVADGEDEAVETAHENWRQSALPGELNQELPTPKHFDQASQLVSEDDVREGSILTDTDPQAHVDSIQQCLDAGYDHVYFHQIGDDQEAFFEFYEEEVLPSFR, from the coding sequence GTGACAGAGTTCGGATACACGCTGTCGAGCGAGGAGTTCGGCCCGACCGAACTGGTGGAGAACGCCGTCGAAGCGGAGGACAGGGGCTACGACTTCCTGTCCGTCTCCGACCACTTCCACCCGTGGCTGGCCGAACAGGGCGAGTCGCCGTTCGTCTGGAGCACCCTCGGCGGCGTCGCCGAAGCGACCGAGGAGGTGGACGTGGGCGTCGGCGTCACCTGCCCGACGACGCGCATCCACCCGGTGAACGTCGCGCAGGCGGCGGCGACGACGAAGGCGATGCTGGACGGCAGGGCGTTCCACTTCGGCGTCGGCACCGGCGAGGCGTTGAACGAACACGTCACCGGCGAGCGCTGGCCCGAGTACGCGGTGCGAAAGGAGATGCTGGCGGAGGCAATCGACGTGATTCGGAGCCTCTGGACCGGCGAACAGGTGAGCCACCGCGGCCCCCACTACACCGTCGAGAACGCCCGTCTGTTCACCCTCCCGGACGAACCGCCGTCGCTGGTCGTCTCGGCGTTCGGGGCGGAGTCCGCGCGGATGGCGGACGAACTCGGCGACGGCTTCTGGTCGGTCGGTCCGCAGGACATCGTCTCCGAGTTCGACGGCGACGGCCCGAAGATAACGCAGTTGTCCGTCTGCGTCGCCGACGGCGAGGACGAGGCCGTCGAGACGGCCCACGAGAACTGGCGACAGTCGGCGCTGCCGGGGGAGTTGAACCAGGAACTGCCGACGCCGAAGCACTTCGACCAGGCGAGCCAGTTGGTGTCCGAGGACGACGTTCGGGAGGGGAGCATACTCACCGACACGGACCCGCAGGCGCACGTCGACAGCATCCAGCAGTGTCTCGACGCGGGCTACGACCACGTCTACTTCCACCAGATCGGCGACGACCAGGAGGCGTTCTTCGAGTTCTACGAGGAGGAAGTGCTCCCCTCGTTCCGGTAG
- a CDS encoding zinc-binding dehydrogenase, with protein sequence MRAAVLREHGEPLSIDDVPEPTPDPEGVVVDVEACGICRSDWHAWMGHGEWADDAVDAGQILGHEPAGRVVEVGDRVETVREGDRVALPFNLACGSCGHCRTGHGNVCTGDHPHALGFERSAQGAFAERVHLPSADYNAIHLPDGVDSRDVAALGCRFMTAYNALDARAGLRPGEWVAVHGCGGVGLSAIQVAGVLGARVVAVDVREAALDAAADLGAEVLVNAGEADAVSAVRDATDGGAHVSVDALGVAETCRNSVRCVRPRGTHVQVGLTTDEERGEVSLPTDWMTRHEVSFLGARGMPPTSADDLLSLLAADRVEPGALVTRTVSLEAVPDRLAAMTDYDTVGVEVMTF encoded by the coding sequence ATGCGCGCCGCAGTCCTCCGCGAACACGGCGAACCGCTGAGCATCGACGACGTGCCCGAACCGACGCCGGACCCCGAGGGCGTCGTCGTGGACGTCGAAGCCTGCGGTATCTGCCGGAGCGACTGGCACGCGTGGATGGGCCACGGCGAGTGGGCCGACGACGCGGTGGACGCGGGGCAGATTCTCGGTCACGAACCCGCCGGCCGCGTCGTCGAGGTGGGCGACCGGGTTGAGACGGTCCGGGAGGGTGACCGCGTCGCCCTGCCCTTCAACCTCGCCTGCGGGTCGTGCGGCCACTGTCGGACCGGCCACGGCAACGTCTGCACGGGCGACCACCCCCACGCGCTCGGCTTCGAGCGGTCCGCGCAGGGCGCGTTCGCCGAACGGGTCCACCTCCCGTCGGCGGACTACAACGCGATTCACCTGCCCGACGGCGTCGATTCCCGCGACGTGGCCGCCCTCGGCTGTCGGTTCATGACTGCGTACAACGCCTTGGACGCCCGCGCCGGACTCCGACCGGGCGAGTGGGTGGCCGTCCACGGGTGCGGCGGCGTCGGCCTCTCGGCGATTCAGGTCGCCGGCGTCCTCGGCGCGCGCGTCGTCGCGGTTGACGTGCGCGAGGCGGCCCTCGACGCGGCGGCGGACCTCGGCGCGGAAGTGCTCGTGAACGCCGGCGAGGCGGACGCGGTATCGGCGGTCCGCGACGCCACGGACGGCGGCGCGCACGTCTCCGTGGACGCCCTCGGCGTCGCGGAGACGTGCCGCAACTCGGTCCGATGCGTCAGACCGCGCGGGACGCACGTGCAGGTGGGGCTGACGACGGACGAGGAGCGGGGCGAGGTGTCGCTCCCGACCGACTGGATGACCCGTCACGAGGTGTCGTTCCTCGGCGCGCGCGGGATGCCGCCGACGAGCGCGGACGACCTGCTGTCGCTTCTGGCCGCCGACCGAGTCGAACCGGGTGCGCTCGTGACGAGGACGGTGTCACTCGAAGCGGTCCCGGACCGACTGGCGGCGATGACCGACTACGACACCGTCGGCGTCGAAGTGATGACGTTCTGA
- a CDS encoding amino acid ABC transporter ATP-binding protein codes for MNSLLEFDHVDKYFGETHVLRDVSLDVEDQDVTVVIGPSGSGKSTLLRCANRLEEIQGGEIRLDGDSISDPKADINVLRQRIGMVFQSFNLFPHKTALENVTLAPRKVRGIDEAEAMARGEELLERVGLGAQMNSYPNQLSGGQQQRVAIARALAMDPKVMLFDEVTSALDPELVGEVLEVMRTLADEGMTMMVVTHEMGFAREVGDRIVLMADGRIVETGEPKQFFENPETERGQQFLSKLL; via the coding sequence GTGAACTCCCTCCTGGAGTTCGACCACGTTGACAAGTACTTCGGCGAGACGCACGTCCTCAGAGACGTCTCCTTGGACGTCGAGGACCAGGACGTGACCGTCGTCATCGGGCCGTCCGGGTCCGGTAAGTCCACGCTGCTTCGGTGTGCGAACCGCCTCGAAGAGATTCAGGGCGGCGAGATTCGACTCGACGGCGACTCCATCTCCGACCCGAAGGCCGACATCAACGTCCTGCGCCAGCGCATCGGGATGGTGTTCCAATCGTTCAATCTGTTCCCGCACAAGACGGCGCTGGAGAACGTCACGCTCGCGCCGCGGAAGGTCCGCGGCATCGACGAGGCGGAGGCGATGGCGCGCGGCGAGGAACTCCTCGAACGCGTCGGACTCGGCGCGCAGATGAACTCCTACCCGAACCAACTGTCGGGCGGCCAACAGCAACGCGTCGCCATCGCCCGCGCGTTGGCGATGGACCCGAAGGTGATGCTGTTCGACGAGGTGACGAGCGCGCTGGACCCCGAACTCGTCGGGGAGGTGCTGGAAGTGATGCGGACGCTCGCCGACGAGGGGATGACGATGATGGTCGTCACCCACGAGATGGGCTTCGCCCGCGAGGTGGGCGACCGAATCGTCCTCATGGCCGACGGCCGAATCGTCGAGACGGGCGAACCGAAGCAGTTCTTCGAGAACCCCGAAACCGAACGCGGCCAGCAGTTCCTCTCGAAACTGCTGTAG
- a CDS encoding amino acid ABC transporter permease has product MADSYSGATSDEGNRGSGGLLDDTTLKWLGASLSSVFALGVLALVVYIVVTQVSFELMRTVLPQFVSAYLLVLQIVVIGGVLSVTAGVFVGLARVSKTSITNGIATAYVQFFRGTPLLFQLFVVYFGIPTLWPGTFPVQNWGFPTAIIALTLNHAAYVGEAVRGGIDAVPDGQMEAARSLGMGYIQGMREVVVPQAWRNALAAIGNDQVILVKDTSLLTIIALPELMQQFRSVNSATFDPWTPLVIVAIAYLSITLPLMRLVTYLEDRADWGGDDQ; this is encoded by the coding sequence ATGGCTGATTCATACTCGGGGGCAACGTCCGACGAGGGGAACCGCGGGAGCGGCGGGCTCCTCGACGACACGACGCTGAAGTGGCTCGGCGCGAGTCTGTCGAGCGTCTTCGCGCTCGGCGTCCTCGCACTCGTCGTCTACATCGTGGTCACGCAGGTCAGCTTCGAGCTGATGCGGACCGTCCTGCCGCAGTTCGTCTCGGCGTACCTCCTGGTGCTCCAAATCGTCGTCATCGGCGGTGTGCTCTCGGTGACCGCGGGCGTGTTCGTCGGTCTCGCGCGCGTCTCGAAGACGTCGATAACGAACGGCATCGCGACGGCGTACGTTCAGTTCTTCCGCGGAACGCCGCTTCTGTTCCAACTCTTCGTCGTCTACTTCGGCATCCCGACGCTGTGGCCGGGGACGTTCCCGGTGCAGAACTGGGGCTTCCCGACGGCCATCATCGCCCTGACGCTGAACCACGCCGCCTACGTCGGCGAGGCGGTCCGCGGCGGTATCGACGCCGTTCCCGACGGCCAGATGGAGGCCGCGCGGTCGCTCGGCATGGGCTACATCCAAGGGATGCGCGAGGTGGTCGTCCCGCAGGCGTGGCGCAACGCCCTCGCGGCCATCGGCAACGACCAGGTCATCCTCGTCAAGGACACCTCGCTTCTCACCATCATCGCGCTCCCCGAACTGATGCAGCAGTTCAGAAGCGTCAACAGCGCGACGTTCGACCCCTGGACGCCGCTCGTTATCGTCGCCATCGCGTATCTCTCCATCACGCTCCCGTTGATGCGACTCGTGACCTACCTGGAGGACCGCGCCGACTGGGGGGGTGACGACCAGTGA
- a CDS encoding basic amino acid ABC transporter substrate-binding protein — translation MDRRTYLKTGVGVVGTGLFAGCTGGNGGSTEAETTESTTTESSGGETTEEPTATATEDSVVPDNVVIGSDIPYRPFEYETTSGELTGFDVDIAQAIFEEQLGVSYEFKPTSFDSIIPSLNNNNFRIIMSAMTINDTRAEKVDFSDPYFTAYQTVIVRANGDISSKEDLKGQPVGVQKGTTGSTAAEELKTEFDGDLTLKQYDQINGAFQALINGQVVAVINDNTVNAEFANQRDDVVFLEGEGAAAEAGQEAPPYLTLTVENYGIAFRQDDDEFREKVNEALAAIKEDGTYDEIYSEYFSG, via the coding sequence ATGGATAGACGTACCTACCTGAAGACGGGTGTCGGCGTGGTCGGCACCGGTCTGTTCGCGGGATGTACCGGTGGCAACGGTGGCAGTACGGAGGCTGAGACGACCGAATCGACGACCACGGAGAGTTCCGGCGGCGAGACCACCGAGGAACCGACGGCGACGGCGACGGAGGACTCCGTCGTCCCGGACAACGTCGTCATCGGGTCGGACATCCCGTACCGGCCGTTCGAGTACGAGACGACGTCCGGCGAACTGACCGGCTTCGACGTGGACATCGCACAGGCCATCTTCGAGGAGCAACTCGGCGTCAGCTACGAGTTCAAGCCGACGAGTTTCGACTCCATCATCCCCTCGCTGAACAACAACAACTTCCGCATCATCATGTCCGCGATGACCATCAACGACACGCGCGCGGAGAAGGTTGACTTCTCGGACCCCTACTTCACGGCGTACCAGACGGTCATCGTGCGGGCGAACGGCGACATCTCGTCGAAGGAGGACCTGAAGGGTCAGCCCGTCGGCGTCCAGAAGGGGACGACGGGTTCCACCGCCGCCGAGGAGCTCAAAACGGAGTTCGACGGCGACCTCACGCTCAAGCAGTACGACCAGATCAACGGCGCGTTCCAGGCCCTCATCAACGGGCAGGTCGTCGCCGTCATCAACGACAACACCGTCAACGCCGAGTTCGCCAACCAGCGCGACGACGTGGTGTTCCTCGAAGGCGAGGGCGCGGCCGCCGAGGCCGGGCAGGAAGCGCCGCCGTACCTCACGCTGACCGTCGAGAACTACGGCATCGCGTTCCGCCAGGACGACGACGAGTTCCGCGAGAAGGTCAACGAGGCGCTCGCGGCCATCAAGGAGGACGGCACGTACGACGAGATATACTCGGAGTACTTCAGCGGCTGA